A window of Haloarcula sp. H-GB4 contains these coding sequences:
- a CDS encoding UPF0175 family protein, whose amino-acid sequence MPTISARLPSEEKAELDDVAELLSEDRSTTIRKALREGLETLRLRVAVEQYQSGDVSAAEAAQLADLSIAEWLDVARERNLTTQLELSDLELDADTAAEL is encoded by the coding sequence ATGCCGACGATAAGCGCGCGGCTCCCGAGCGAAGAGAAAGCCGAACTGGACGACGTCGCTGAGTTGCTCTCTGAGGACCGGTCGACCACGATTCGGAAAGCACTCCGGGAGGGACTGGAGACGCTCCGGCTCCGCGTCGCCGTCGAGCAGTACCAGTCCGGTGACGTGTCGGCGGCCGAAGCCGCACAGCTTGCGGACCTCTCCATCGCCGAGTGGCTCGACGTGGCCCGCGAGCGAAACCTGACGACACAGCTCGAACTCTCTGATCTGGAGCTCGATGCTGACACAGCCGCGGAGCTATGA
- a CDS encoding prefoldin subunit beta: MQGNLPPEAQEKLEELQDLQETAQQVAAQKQQAETELQESQTALDELDDIDEDSTMYREVGELLVKTEFDEAQDDLEEKVNSLEVRVETLQKQEERVQEQFEELQSELQQMLGGAGGAGPAGGPGAGGA; this comes from the coding sequence ATGCAGGGTAATCTTCCGCCTGAAGCACAGGAGAAGCTCGAGGAACTGCAGGATCTTCAAGAGACAGCACAGCAGGTCGCCGCACAGAAACAGCAGGCCGAGACGGAGCTCCAAGAGTCCCAGACGGCGCTGGACGAGCTCGACGACATCGACGAGGACTCGACCATGTACCGCGAGGTCGGTGAACTCCTCGTGAAGACCGAGTTCGACGAGGCACAGGACGACCTCGAAGAGAAGGTCAACAGCCTCGAAGTCCGCGTCGAGACGCTCCAGAAGCAGGAAGAGCGCGTGCAGGAGCAGTTCGAAGAGCTCCAGAGCGAGCTCCAGCAGATGCTCGGCGGCGCAGGCGGCGCGGGTCCGGCCGGCGGCCCCGGCGCTGGCGGCGCATAA
- a CDS encoding DUF3194 domain-containing protein: MPTDDEVVETASAAAEDVVFSRYDVSAVEDLDVTVTFEDGVLDVDVYVNAPDSRQDEAQVADDAALAARAAVDDLFEA; the protein is encoded by the coding sequence ATGCCGACAGACGATGAGGTCGTCGAGACAGCCTCAGCCGCTGCCGAAGACGTTGTCTTCTCGCGATACGATGTCAGCGCGGTCGAGGACCTCGACGTGACTGTCACTTTCGAAGACGGCGTACTGGACGTCGACGTGTACGTCAACGCGCCCGACAGTCGTCAGGACGAGGCACAGGTCGCGGACGACGCTGCCCTTGCCGCACGGGCCGCCGTCGACGACCTGTTCGAAGCATAG
- a CDS encoding bifunctional nuclease family protein — translation MEHDATVEGVGVGVNEEGGGTPVVLLRAREEIIPIFVSTDQAQSMQLAIDGEPFERPLTHDLLVEMVTEFGGAIDRVRIDDLADGTFYGKIDAEQYTDDRRKDMVFDARPSDAIAIALRVDCPVVVTDDVIDEAGRSPEQFDQGGSSSEDLGL, via the coding sequence ATGGAACACGATGCCACGGTCGAAGGGGTCGGCGTCGGTGTCAACGAGGAAGGGGGCGGTACGCCGGTCGTTTTGCTCCGTGCACGCGAGGAGATCATCCCTATCTTCGTCAGCACGGATCAGGCCCAGTCGATGCAACTGGCGATCGACGGCGAGCCCTTCGAGCGCCCGCTCACCCACGATCTGTTGGTCGAGATGGTGACGGAGTTCGGGGGAGCCATCGACCGGGTCCGTATCGACGATCTGGCCGACGGGACCTTCTACGGGAAGATCGATGCGGAGCAGTACACCGACGACCGGCGCAAGGACATGGTGTTTGACGCCCGTCCTTCGGATGCCATCGCGATTGCCCTCCGGGTAGACTGTCCGGTCGTCGTGACAGACGATGTTATCGACGAGGCCGGACGATCGCCGGAGCAGTTCGATCAGGGCGGGAGCAGCAGTGAGGATCTCGGACTGTGA
- a CDS encoding HAD family hydrolase has protein sequence MGYKSVIFDNDGVLLTLTDMDAHYVGARQAFEELGVVSPSTAHVEAMSIGVTVPELTEICTQYDIDPKRFFRVRDEALTAVQRALIRAGEKQPYADVSVLDRLDCPLGVVSSNQRDTVSFAFEHFDIGHHFDTVWAREPTVESLRRKKPRPYYIERAMDDLNVSNALFVGDNESDIEAAHRAGIDSAFIRRPHRVDTQLDVTPDHDVSGLEDVVQLASGRSGSD, from the coding sequence ATGGGGTACAAATCGGTCATCTTCGACAACGACGGCGTGTTGCTGACACTGACGGACATGGATGCACACTACGTCGGCGCGCGCCAGGCGTTCGAGGAACTGGGGGTAGTCTCACCGTCGACAGCCCACGTCGAGGCGATGAGTATCGGCGTGACAGTGCCCGAACTCACCGAAATCTGTACGCAATACGATATCGACCCCAAGCGGTTCTTCCGAGTTCGTGACGAGGCCCTGACCGCGGTCCAGCGGGCGCTTATTCGAGCCGGAGAGAAACAGCCCTACGCCGACGTATCTGTCCTCGACCGACTGGACTGTCCGCTGGGTGTGGTTTCCTCGAATCAGCGCGATACCGTCTCCTTCGCCTTTGAGCACTTTGATATCGGCCACCACTTCGACACCGTCTGGGCGCGCGAGCCGACAGTCGAGAGCCTCCGGCGGAAGAAACCGCGGCCGTACTACATCGAGCGGGCGATGGACGACCTCAACGTCAGCAATGCCCTGTTTGTCGGCGACAACGAATCCGACATCGAGGCGGCACATCGGGCCGGGATCGACTCGGCGTTTATTCGTCGACCACACCGTGTTGACACGCAACTCGACGTGACACCGGACCACGACGTGTCTGGCCTCGAAGACGTGGTTCAGCTCGCCAGTGGACGCAGCGGGAGCGATTGA
- a CDS encoding bacterio-opsin activator domain-containing protein has translation MEKPVGGTDENEQAARDTPAQQSPPVLLETLAARMPEPVVVSAADGEIRTGNDHLCDLLDSDPSDVFGSQIGTFFPGLDGVDLRAHCSQSPGTPLTSSCSAGDTERWVEIAFEPQQWDGEELYLGIVHDITERHERTEMLEQYERIVETIEDGIYTLDEAFTMQTVNSAVESMTGYDKDTLVGSNATLLADESVIEEAAEMSRQFIEGERDVGTLTTDLRTADGDTFPIETKFTTYDREDGSYRQVGVVRDISDRKRFEETLAALHESTRKLLHTETKTAVAEQILDTAVDVLELPDVAIYLFDRSDNTLRSVGDTEKDRAASIGPGESAVWDVFVQDSAVEVPPGESIDLGAGPVAADATRLCLPLEDHGVFYIELGEQHSDARTREMVDLLAASAEAALARVDRETTLREREAERREQNRELRRLKQVNAIIRRIDQVLVEAETTEEIEQAVCDQLAESQWFSFAWLGRQDATELVPRAWAGDTASYLDAISLSLEREGGPPAVQTAQSEAMTIIPSVADNLRGDHWRTEALSREFQSALSIPLEYDDFVYGVLTVYAQQEDGFDEMLQEVFAELGETIANAIREVESRQRRAGDGTVELELSLSAPQSFLTHLADQVGVPVVCEGAVQRSDGAIRLFVAISDCDPVVVEEQMVSMARVDTARAISADQLDGLYEVVVTGQTVAETILEQGGRLKSIRTSTGGLTVTVVVSSETDVRQFVEQFGERYTNVTLIARRDGAQSDGQQDGTVRSALEEQLTDRQFEVLQTAYLSGFFDWPRETTGQEIAASLDVSQPTVNRHLRVSERKLLELVFGDS, from the coding sequence ATGGAGAAGCCGGTCGGTGGAACGGATGAGAACGAACAAGCGGCACGTGACACACCGGCACAGCAGTCGCCCCCTGTGCTGTTGGAGACGCTTGCCGCGCGAATGCCCGAGCCGGTGGTCGTTTCCGCCGCAGACGGGGAGATACGGACCGGGAACGACCACCTCTGTGACCTCCTCGACTCGGACCCATCGGACGTGTTTGGAAGCCAGATAGGTACGTTCTTCCCGGGTCTGGATGGCGTTGACCTCAGAGCCCACTGCAGTCAGTCACCAGGAACACCGCTAACGTCGTCGTGTTCTGCCGGCGACACGGAGCGGTGGGTCGAAATCGCCTTCGAGCCCCAGCAGTGGGACGGTGAGGAATTGTATCTGGGAATCGTCCACGATATCACCGAACGCCATGAGCGAACGGAGATGCTCGAACAGTACGAACGGATCGTTGAGACCATCGAGGACGGCATCTACACACTTGACGAGGCGTTCACGATGCAGACGGTCAACAGTGCCGTCGAGTCGATGACCGGCTATGATAAGGACACGCTGGTCGGGTCGAACGCGACGCTACTGGCAGACGAATCCGTCATCGAGGAGGCCGCGGAGATGTCGCGGCAGTTCATCGAGGGCGAACGCGATGTCGGGACACTGACTACGGATCTCAGAACCGCTGACGGAGACACGTTTCCGATCGAAACCAAGTTCACGACGTACGACCGCGAGGACGGGAGCTACCGGCAGGTCGGCGTCGTTCGGGATATCTCTGACCGGAAGCGGTTCGAGGAGACGCTCGCGGCGCTGCACGAGTCAACCAGAAAACTGCTCCACACGGAAACCAAGACGGCCGTGGCCGAGCAGATACTCGACACAGCCGTCGACGTACTGGAGCTCCCCGATGTGGCGATCTACCTGTTCGACCGAAGCGACAACACCCTTCGCAGCGTCGGCGATACCGAGAAGGACAGAGCCGCGTCTATCGGTCCGGGCGAGAGCGCAGTGTGGGACGTGTTCGTGCAGGACAGCGCTGTCGAAGTTCCCCCCGGCGAGAGCATCGACCTCGGTGCGGGACCGGTCGCGGCGGACGCAACGCGGCTCTGCCTCCCACTCGAAGACCACGGCGTGTTCTACATCGAACTGGGCGAGCAACACAGCGACGCCAGAACCCGGGAGATGGTGGACTTGCTCGCCGCCAGCGCCGAAGCCGCGCTCGCTCGTGTCGACCGCGAGACGACGCTCCGCGAACGCGAGGCCGAGCGCCGCGAACAAAACCGTGAGCTACGCCGGCTCAAGCAGGTCAACGCAATCATTCGCCGGATCGACCAAGTGCTCGTTGAGGCGGAGACCACTGAAGAGATTGAGCAGGCGGTGTGTGACCAGTTGGCCGAATCCCAGTGGTTCTCCTTTGCCTGGCTCGGCCGACAGGACGCGACGGAACTCGTTCCCAGAGCGTGGGCGGGCGACACCGCCAGCTATCTGGACGCTATTTCGCTGTCGCTGGAACGCGAGGGCGGGCCGCCGGCCGTCCAGACTGCACAGTCCGAGGCGATGACTATCATCCCATCAGTGGCGGACAACCTCCGAGGCGACCATTGGCGGACAGAGGCGCTCTCTCGAGAGTTCCAGTCAGCACTCAGTATCCCGCTCGAATACGACGACTTCGTCTACGGTGTCTTGACGGTGTATGCCCAGCAGGAAGACGGGTTCGACGAGATGCTTCAGGAGGTGTTCGCCGAACTCGGCGAGACTATCGCAAACGCGATACGAGAGGTCGAGTCCCGACAGCGGCGGGCCGGCGATGGGACCGTCGAACTCGAACTATCGCTGTCGGCCCCGCAGTCGTTCCTGACCCACCTCGCAGACCAGGTCGGCGTCCCGGTCGTCTGTGAGGGGGCCGTACAGCGGAGCGACGGGGCGATACGCCTTTTCGTCGCTATCTCGGACTGCGACCCGGTTGTCGTCGAGGAACAGATGGTGTCGATGGCTCGTGTCGACACCGCGAGAGCGATCTCGGCCGACCAGTTGGACGGGCTTTACGAGGTCGTCGTGACGGGTCAGACCGTCGCGGAGACCATACTGGAGCAGGGTGGGCGGTTGAAATCGATCCGAACATCGACGGGTGGACTCACGGTGACAGTTGTCGTCTCGAGTGAAACCGATGTCCGGCAGTTCGTCGAACAGTTTGGCGAGCGCTACACGAACGTCACACTGATCGCGCGCCGTGACGGCGCACAGTCCGACGGGCAGCAAGACGGGACGGTCCGGTCGGCACTGGAGGAGCAACTCACCGACAGGCAGTTCGAAGTACTCCAGACGGCGTACCTGAGTGGCTTTTTCGACTGGCCGCGAGAGACGACTGGTCAGGAGATCGCAGCCAGTCTAGACGTGTCACAGCCGACAGTCAACCGACACCTCCGTGTCAGCGAGCGAAAGTTGCTCGAACTCGTGTTCGGCGATAGCTGA
- a CDS encoding HalOD1 output domain-containing protein has protein sequence MSQAKLVYRPTPNEPLSETIVHAVADTLGVDPVDLDDRISDCIDPDALDRLFRPEADGTPSPDGLVVFSMAGCRIEVEGNRSVLVTPSRGGPVATELEA, from the coding sequence ATGTCCCAGGCAAAACTGGTCTACAGACCGACACCCAATGAACCGCTGAGCGAAACCATCGTCCACGCCGTCGCCGACACGCTGGGTGTCGATCCCGTTGATCTCGATGACCGAATCAGTGACTGTATCGACCCTGATGCGCTGGATCGACTGTTCCGTCCTGAGGCGGATGGCACCCCGAGTCCTGACGGACTGGTCGTGTTCAGTATGGCTGGCTGTCGTATCGAAGTCGAAGGGAACCGTTCGGTGCTGGTGACACCGTCCCGCGGCGGCCCAGTGGCGACCGAACTCGAAGCGTAA